The following is a genomic window from Niabella soli DSM 19437.
TTTTTTGTATTCCAGCACGTCCCCATCAATAGCCCATTTATCGCCCGGGGCAGCCACCTTCCCCTTAAACACCCATTCTCCCTTCATGGGATCAGCAGCACTGTTTTCAATAACGTACATGCGGTGATTGCGGTTGTGGCCATCATCTGCTGCAAAATACAGATACCATTTGCCTCCCAGGAACAGGATCTCAGGCGCCCATAGTTCTTTGGACCAGGAAGTATTGGGCGGCGGTACCCAGACCGTCTTTTGCTCGGCGTCCTTCAAATCGGCCAATGTTTTTGTTTTCCACAAAACCAATCTGGAACCTGTTGTATGGGTATAATAATAATACCCGTCCTTATAAAAACTATAAGGATCCGCTCCATATGGCAATAAGGGATTAGTAAACCTGTTTGCCACAGGTTGTGCCGGCACCATACAGCTCCCTGCCCATAATAGTATTATTGTTAAAAAACACCGGATCATTCCTTGCTGTTTAGAAAACGAAAAGTTTTAGGATCAGCGCTTAGCTCGTTATTTTTTTTATTAAAATGAAGCTCAATCAAAGCCGTTTTGCGCGGGGCCACTTTTTCATTCGAATTATGGGTATGGAATACATACCACCATTTGCCGGCTTTATCTTCAAACAGATCCCCGTGCCCGCTGCCGTTCGCCCCGGTCAAAGTGCGCGAAATAACCGGATTACCCGCAAACTTCATCCAGGGGCCCAGTGGCGAATGACTTAGCGCATATCCAACGGCATAATCGGGGTTACGAAAATCATTAGCCGAATAAAGCATATAATAAACGGCGCCCCGTTTAAAGACCGTTGGCCCCTCCGTTACACTCCATTGGGCAGCAGCCGTATTTTCCCATCCGGTTCCGGCATGAATGCATTCTTTTGCGGTAGCTTCCACAATAGTATCCAGCGCCCTGTTCAGTTCCGCCACAAAGATCCGGTTTCCTTCCTGCAGCCGTACATGATACAGATACACTTTGCCTCCGTCAAAAAACACAAAGGGATCAATCATTCTTGTCGCTGCATCCAATGGTTTTATTGCTTTCTGCCGGAACGGTCCCAAAGGACTATCCGCGGTTGCAATAGCAATATGTTCATTGGCCGTATATGCCATATAGAACCGTCCTTTGTAACGGAACACCTGGGGCGCCCAAAAACCTTTGGTTCCAAAAGACTGGCCCGGCAGCAATACTTTTCCTGCCGGCTTCCAATTGGTAAGGTCTTTTGAAGTATAAGCGGTAAAACCATTATTACTGTTAGCGCCATTCGTTCCATACAAATAATATACTCCGTCATAATATAAGATCGTCGGGTCAGCGAACAAAGGATTCTCACCCTGAGCTTTAACAATAAAAGGCAGCAGTAGCAGATAAATCCCTATTTGTAAAAAACGTTTGTTCATATCTTTTATTAACCCGGCTGCAGTATTACTATGAAACTCCCTTGCGTCGCACTCTTGTGCTGTGGGACAGACTTCGGCTTTTTGAAGACCTGTGAGGTTTTCAAAACCTCACAGGTCTTACCGGCCCGTCATCATTTTTATAAACGCTGTTTCCTCCGGTTTATATGGTGTACCGTCTTTATGAAAAATATCATGGAACCAAAGCGGTGGCTCGCCGGTGTATTTTTTTGTCCAGCTATCCCAGGGATAAATCGTCTGGGACTTCCCATCCACAAATCCCCAGTTGATCATTGCCACCTTATCCGGTTTACCTATGGGCAGCGAACTCTGGAAGGTGCTTTTATTAGGACGAGCCATATATTCGGTGCACCAAATAGGGCGATTATACCTTTTTAATTCGTTTATTTTTTTATGCAGTATAGCGGAGTCATCATAGGAATGAAAAGAAATAATATCTGATTCTTCCAACTGCAATTTTTCAATCGGCTTCAACGTGCTGTCGGATTGCCAGTTACCCGCCCATAAACCGGAAGTCAGCGGCTGGGAAGGATTTACAGACCGTGCCCATTCAAATGTTTTCTTTAATAACGGAAGCACAAGGGCTACTTTATTGGGCAGCTCTGTTTTTTGATAAGCGGCTCCCGTCATATTATCCGGTTCGTTCCATACATCCCAACCGATAATACGCGGATCCTGCGCAAACTTACCCACAATGGATTTTACATATTTTTCCAGGCGCGGGTATTGTGTGGAATCTTTTAATGCCAGTTGCCCCGGACTTTGCACCCAACCGGAATTATGTACAAATGGCCGGGGAGCCCGCTGCTGACCTGCTTTTGGAAAGGGATCCCAGCAGGAATCGAAAATAGTAAACAGGATTTTTATGTGATGCCTGTCTGCAATTTCCAGGAACCTGTTGATGCGATCATAAAACCCTGTAGCATCGTTTTCAAAAACAAGGTCGTGTAAAAAAACACGCATTACATTCATACCGATCTTTTCGGCCCACCCCAATTCCCTGTCAATAGTTGTGGTATCAAATGTTGCAGCCTGCCACATTTCTAACTGATTGATGGCCGTACTGGGCAGAAAATTAGCCCCTACATACCAGGGTTGTTTCGCATACCAGTCGTTGGCCTGCAGAGCCGTCCATACCGCTCTGCCGGCGGCACTATCGCCCTGGTCTTTTTTTGTCTCCGGCGCTTTACAGGATGTAAAGAACATGCCTGTGGCAAGAATGCCGATTGCTGCAATTGTGCTTTTAAAAAAAACAGATCTCATATGTATAAATAAAAAATGTGGCTTATATATTTCAAAAATTATTGCGTTTATTTATGCAGGCCGCCGCTACGCGGCTTGATATATTCCGTATTGCCGGCTACCGGCCTATCGCCCCCATGGGGCTAAACAATTTATTTATTCAGCTTTTTATCCAGCACTTTCATAAAATAACCTCCCACCACGCTGCGCGCCTGGAAGCCCACCTGGCGCCCGTTGGTGGTTTCATGCCAATCACTGAGTGGCACGCGGGTGGGCGTTTCAGTGGCATAAGTATACACCGGCTTTACCAGTGCTTTAAAATCATTGATATTGGAAGCAAGCGTCGCCGTCCACAGGATCCAGTCAGATTTTGTGTAGGTCTTCCGGCTATCCAGCGGAAGGCCGTATTTATTCTGCTTTTTCAGATAATACGCTATTTCTTTCTGATAAACGGTTTTAGGGAAAATGTTGAACCGCAGCACCTTGTCCCAGATCAAATTATATTTCTGACTCCAGGTTCCTTTTTTCTCAAATACCAATCCATAGTGGTCTCCATCAGCCGCCAGTTGCATCCACCGGGGCACCATGCCCGTTGCAATGCCATGATACTTCGCGTACAGATCGTTCTTACCCAGCATCCGGGCCAGTTGGGCATAACTTTCAATGCCCATAATGGCTTTGATCGAGAGATTGGCGTTGCGCGCCAGGTGCCCGGCAAAATCATCCGTGCATAGTTGATTGGCCGGATCAAATCCATCTTTTACCAGGTAATCTACCCAGGTTGACAAAGTGCTCCAATGCTTTTCTGCGTAGCGGGCATTGCCTTCCACCCTTGCAATAGCGGCGGTGAGGCATAACATATTTCCTCCTTCCTCCACCGGCATATCTTCACCGTAGGTCTGTCCGTTTGCCAATGGGTAGGTACCCAGATCGTGTGCGGCAAAGGGCTTGGTCCATTTCCCCGATTCACTGTAATAAAAAATTCCATTCATCATACCTTTTAGCAGCTCAGGATTATAGGTCAAATACAATGGAGCCGACGGATAAGTTATATCCACTGTATTGATCGAGCCATTACTGAAATTTTCTTTCGACAAAAACAATAATGTGCCTTCCGGGCTTTGCACCAGCTTATGTGCGGCAATGCTTTGCCGGTAGGCCATTTCACACAGCCGGGCATATTCTGTTCCCCCCGCATTAAAGGCGTCTGTATAGATCTTTTTATCAACAGCCGCACATTTATCCAGGACGGAAGTGTATTCTTTATTTGCTTGTTCCAGTTGCTGCTCAATAGTATTTTTCCCATCCCTGTTCCACCAGGGGCGCAGGTTTTGGCCGAAGTACTGGATGGAATAAAGATCATCATAGCCAATCATTACCATGGCTGCATTCGATTTTGTTCTTCCCAGGTCAAAAAGCGTATTCAAACAAAGCTGTTTGCCTTTTTGATCCAATAGCGGTGAGAACTTGTCGGTACTTTTCAATACTTTCAAAGAAGCCCCTTCCGATTCAGCAATATACTGATAGGTATTTTTGGCTGTCGGGGCCGCAACGTACAAATAGCCCCAATCGATCCGCAGGTTATCGCCTTTTTTCTGTAATACCGGCTGGGCCAGGGTTCCGGCTTTCAGCAAGCTCAGCCCGCCCGCCGACAGCTTGGTTGCCTGCACTTCCTGACCCGGCGTGTTTACCGCAAGATCCGTTGATGTATTCAATAATATTTCAACAGCATGTGCCATACCGTCTTTACTGGTCGTGGCAAAGGTTATATAAGAAACCGGGCGCGCCAATAAGTCCAGGTCGTTCAATAGTAAGGGAGAAACAAAGGCCACCTTTAACGCCACAGGCCCGCAGTCGAAAGTATAAACTGTTTGCGTGGCTTTCAGTTCCACATTCTTTTGCACGGCCTTTTCGGCAGGGTCTGCATTATTAAAACGAGACTCATACACCAATCCAAAATCAAGGAACTGGCCGCCTGCGGTATTTTTAATATGGGCGGTAATAATATTTTTTCCTTTCTTCAATAACGAAGCATCTTTTATCGGGATATAAAGATATTTCTCGTTCCAGCAATTACAACTGTACACCGCCGCCCCATTCAGGTACACTTCAATATTATCGTCGTGCTTGATTTTTAAATACACCTCACCGGGCGGCATATCATCCAGGTCAAAGCTCCGGCGCACCCAAAGATCGTCCGACTTCCATTCTGTACGCGCCAGGGTATTATTATCCCCAAAAGGCGCCGTACCGGTTTTCCAGCTATTATCTTTAAAGTCTCTTTCGCTCCACCCAAGCCCCGGATCTTTTTCGGTATACTTTACCCGGTAATTCCGTTCTTCTGAACTCGGCAATACCGGTTGATATCGCGCTGCTTCTTTTCCCAAAAAACGGTAAATATGACCGTCTACCTTTATATACCCCGTAAGCGACTGGTCGGCGCCCGTCCAGTGCCGGGTGGTAGCATCATTCAGGTTATCCGTAAAAGACCAAACACTAAAATAAGGGTCGTGCGTCAGCAAGGGATAGGCCGGCGCTTTTTGCGTTTGCGCATTCGTTTGAAAACCCGTTAGCAACAAAAAAAATAAATAAAAAATGTGTCGTTGTTTCGTCATAACCATTGAGTTTATTTTACTACCGGGAACGCCGATATCCTTAAGCGGGCAGCGCCCATTGGTATTAATTCCACCATTTCATCTTTTGTTGTCACTGCTACCGGGCTTTGTGGCAAAATGCCCGTAAGCCCATTCTCATCGATCTTCCATTCCGGTATGCTGCGGGCTTTCGCAGTAATCAATACCGGAACTTTGTCCGGCTCAAAAGGAAAATCATCTTTGGGCCAGGAGCGTTTCACTACTTTAAAATCCGTGGCAGTAACCGGTTGGGTATAGACCAATCCATAGTTCCAGGCCGACCCCGGAAGAATTTCATACGAAGGCCACTTCCCCGGATCCGCGGTTTCCTGCCACTTCGAATCACCGATCGCGGAAGCCTTGCTGTCTGCTTTTATATATTGCTCTTTTATTTTCAGCGAATAGGTAAGCGGGCCGCGGTTGATGCTAATGCTGTTTTTATTTTTCACCCATTGATGCACGGTAATTTGCATAGGCAGCGTCAGTTCAATTTTATCTCTGTCGGACCATGTTCTGTTTATTTTAATATAGGACCCCGGCGTAAAACGTTGGGGTTCCGCCACGCCATTAATTTTTAACCGGGCGTTGTTGCACCATTGCGGAACGCGGAGATAAAAAGGAAAGCGTATTTTATTTTGTGAATGAACAATAAACGAGATTGTTTCGTCAAAAGGATAGTGCCCGCGGCTTTCCACACGCACTTCGCCGCCATTCCCCACTCTTGCGCTTACCTCTGCCTCGCTGTACAACAGCGCGGCCAGCCCGTTGTCCGGGGTAGCCATAAATACATGCTCTGCATAATACGGCCATCCCTGCGCATGGTTATGCTGGCAACACCGGGAACTAAAGGGATTCATCATCAGAAAAGGGCCGCTGTTGTCGATGCCCGGGTGATGATTCTTGCTGTCGCTGATTGACATATTCGGGCTGGTAATATAGCGCAGCGCCTTAAAATCGGGCATAACGGCCGCCGGGTAGGTATTAAAGGCAACATCCTCTGCATTATCGGCCCAAAAAGGATCGCCGGTGATCCCCATTAAAATTTCATCTGACGCCATCTGTTCCACCATACCACAGGTCTCCACGCCCTGGCGCGGATCCGCATATCCGTTACGCGCATTTTCATCTGCGCCAAACATTCCGCCGGGAACGTTGCCAAACCGGTCTCTTATAATCCTGAAATCCCTATACGTTGCGTCCAGGTCGGCCGCTGCTTTGCTCTGCTGATAATAGGTGGCCGGCTCGCGGAACGACTGTGCTATATTAACATTATGCCAGTTCGGAAGGTTGTGCTGCTGACGCCAGTCGGCGGTATTACGGTCGATCTTCTTTGCCAGGTCCAGCAGCCAGTTGGCCCCTTTTGTGCGGTTATACAGCCAGTATACGCTTACCAGGTTATCACCGCCGCGGCTATGCTCCCAATAATCTTTCAGAAACATACTGTCCGGAAGATTATATTCCCACCGGAAATATTTTTCCATAAAAGGCAGTATCCGCTTGTCGCGGCTGTATTCATACCAGGATTGCAGGCACCAAAGCATGATCATATTCCCCCACAGGTCGGGCTTTCCTTTTTTTAATAATAACGGGCCAAAATAACCATCTGCCCGCTGGCTGGCCAAAACCGCATCAATCCAGGTTTTTGCTTCTGTTATTATTTTTTTGTCTTTCAGAATATAGCCAAGATCACCATAACCTTTCAGCCAGTAAGGAACTTCCTCCCAACCATGATCGCCCTTTCCATCGGGACTTAGCCATGCATTATTTTTTTTTGCCAGCCAGGCGCTTATTTCTCCCAAATGCCCGGTAAGCCCATCCCGCTGCAGTTCAAGATATTTCAATAACCATCCTTTTGGCATAACAGCGCCAACAGGTAATTTGATAAAATACAAAGGTTGCAATGGCTTTTGATTCCCTGTATAATATAGATTGCAGACGGCGTTATCCGGCCGGCTCACATTGGTAACACCAGCCCCGGCCTGCGCATAACCGCTTTGAAGAGCAGTGCCCGCAAAAGAAAAGAGGAAGATCAATAAATATCTGAACATAATAGCAACATCCATTTAAAAGAAGACTTCATATAGCTGAATTATTAACAATCGTTACCCGTAAAAATACTGTTTGGGCCGGCTTTCGCGATTCTTTTTTGTATCAAGTTTTGATCAATTTGTCTCAATCTAAAATTAAGAATAATTTATATCATATCCCATTATTGATCGCGGCGGACAGCGCCCGGAAGAAACAGATTGTTTAAGGAACGGGGAAAGGCCCGGTACTTTATGGATGAAAAATTTAATGTACGTTTGAAAAAACTTTTATTTGAGCGCTCATCGTATACACACGTTTATTGCCTTATTATTATTGCCATTTTTCAGCTATTCGCAGGATTATTATTTCCGGCACTTCCAGGTTGAAGACGGCTTGTCGAATAATACCGCCACCTGTTTAATACAGGACAAAAACGGGTTTATGTGGATCGGTACCAAGGATGGGTTGGACCGCTTTGACGGCTACAACTTTAAAGTGTACCGGAACAAGCCGGACGACAGTACCAGCCTGGGTAACAATTCTATCTGGAAACTTTATGAAGCACGCAACGGAATTATATGGGTGGGCACAGAGCGCGGGATCTATCAATTTGATCCGTTAAGCGGGAAATTTTCTTTTTTAAAGCATACGCCCCAAACACAGGTGCGCACCATCGCCGAAGATGACAAAGGCAATATTTGGATGATCCTGGGAACGGGGCTGTATCAATACCTGTCTAAAACGCAACAGGTACGGCATTACACCGATCCTGCGCTGCAGCAGTGCGCCACACTCACCATTTGTAAAAATAACCAGTTGTGGATCGCTACCCAATTTGGGCAGTTGGGGCTTTATGATCCTCCTAATGATCATTTTACATTCTATTCCGTTTTTTCCCATTCAAAACCAGCCGTATCCAACTGGGTAGAGCGGATCTATGATCCGGGCAACGGCGTTTTATTAATCGGCACCTCAAGCCAGGGGGTGAAACAATTCGATACCCGAACGCATACCTATAAAGATCTGCTCACGTACAATGAAGACAAAACAGAGATCTTTGCCCGCGACTTTATCGAGAGCGCCCCCGGCGAATACTGGATCGCGACAGAGAAAGGACTTTACATCTACCATACAAAAGACAACAGCTTCACCCATCTTCAGAAAAACTACCACGATCCCTATTCGATTAGCGACAATGCGCTTTATTCTTTTTACAGGGACCAGGAAGGCGGCATATGGATCGGCACGTATTTCGGAGGTATTAACTATTTCCCGAAATCAAAACCGCTGTTTGAAAAATTTATGCCGGGGGTTTCCCCGCAATCGATACGGGGCAATGCGGTGAGGGAAATAACGGCCGATGCCCGCGGGTATCTGTGGATCGGTACGGAAGATGCAGGCTTAAACAAATTTGATCCGCGAACAAAGATCTTTAAAAACTTCATGCCCAACGGAACCAGCAAAGGCATTACGTATACCAATATTCATGGGTTGCTGTACGATGGCAACCGGCTTTGGATCGGGACCTTTGAACACGGACTCGACATCATGGACCTGAAAACCGAAACCGTTATCCGGCATTTTACGGTAGGCCCCGGATCGGGCGCGCTCCGCAGTAATTTTATCCATAGCATTTATAAAACAAAAAGCGGGCAGGTATGGATCGGCACTTCCAGCGGTATTTATTTTTATGACTCCGTAAAAAAATTTATCTCCCCGGATTTTTTTCCAAAATCAAGTTTTTATTCCACTATCCTGGAAACCTCCGACGGAACCCTCTGGGCAGGCACCTTCCAGGATGGCGTGCATTATTATAATCCCCGGCAAAATATATACGGGCAATTGCGCCTGCTCCGGAAGCAGCGCGACCTGCTGGGCGAAAACCGGATCACTTTTTTGCGGGAATCAAAAAAAGGCGGCTTATGGATCGCTACCGAAAATGGCCTTTTTTACCTGCGGCTAAAAGACAAATCCATAACCAGCTACTCCCTGGCGAACGGGCTGCCCTCCAATTTGATTTATACCCTGACCGAAGACGACCAGGGCCGGGTATGGGTTACCACATCCAAAGGGCTTGCGCTGATAGAAAAAGACCTTAAAACCATCCGGACCTTTACCCGGTCGACGGGGTTGCCGGGTGAGCAATTCAACTATTCATCGGTTTTTAAAGCCGCCGATGGCAGTATGTATATGGGAACAGTAAAGGGGTTGATACGGTTTCATCCGGATGAGGTCCGGAGTGATAATTATGTTCCACCACTCTATATTACCAATTTCTCCATCTTCAACACGCCTTTAAATATTGATCCGGGGCACGGTCCCTTAAAAAAATCATTACAGGTTACGGATACCCTGCAGTTGCCTTATAATGCGTCTACGTTTAATATCGATTTTG
Proteins encoded in this region:
- a CDS encoding glycoside hydrolase family 43 protein → MNKRFLQIGIYLLLLPFIVKAQGENPLFADPTILYYDGVYYLYGTNGANSNNGFTAYTSKDLTNWKPAGKVLLPGQSFGTKGFWAPQVFRYKGRFYMAYTANEHIAIATADSPLGPFRQKAIKPLDAATRMIDPFVFFDGGKVYLYHVRLQEGNRIFVAELNRALDTIVEATAKECIHAGTGWENTAAAQWSVTEGPTVFKRGAVYYMLYSANDFRNPDYAVGYALSHSPLGPWMKFAGNPVISRTLTGANGSGHGDLFEDKAGKWWYVFHTHNSNEKVAPRKTALIELHFNKKNNELSADPKTFRFLNSKE
- a CDS encoding cellulase family glycosylhydrolase, giving the protein MRSVFFKSTIAAIGILATGMFFTSCKAPETKKDQGDSAAGRAVWTALQANDWYAKQPWYVGANFLPSTAINQLEMWQAATFDTTTIDRELGWAEKIGMNVMRVFLHDLVFENDATGFYDRINRFLEIADRHHIKILFTIFDSCWDPFPKAGQQRAPRPFVHNSGWVQSPGQLALKDSTQYPRLEKYVKSIVGKFAQDPRIIGWDVWNEPDNMTGAAYQKTELPNKVALVLPLLKKTFEWARSVNPSQPLTSGLWAGNWQSDSTLKPIEKLQLEESDIISFHSYDDSAILHKKINELKRYNRPIWCTEYMARPNKSTFQSSLPIGKPDKVAMINWGFVDGKSQTIYPWDSWTKKYTGEPPLWFHDIFHKDGTPYKPEETAFIKMMTGR
- a CDS encoding glutaminase family protein, whose amino-acid sequence is MVMTKQRHIFYLFFLLLTGFQTNAQTQKAPAYPLLTHDPYFSVWSFTDNLNDATTRHWTGADQSLTGYIKVDGHIYRFLGKEAARYQPVLPSSEERNYRVKYTEKDPGLGWSERDFKDNSWKTGTAPFGDNNTLARTEWKSDDLWVRRSFDLDDMPPGEVYLKIKHDDNIEVYLNGAAVYSCNCWNEKYLYIPIKDASLLKKGKNIITAHIKNTAGGQFLDFGLVYESRFNNADPAEKAVQKNVELKATQTVYTFDCGPVALKVAFVSPLLLNDLDLLARPVSYITFATTSKDGMAHAVEILLNTSTDLAVNTPGQEVQATKLSAGGLSLLKAGTLAQPVLQKKGDNLRIDWGYLYVAAPTAKNTYQYIAESEGASLKVLKSTDKFSPLLDQKGKQLCLNTLFDLGRTKSNAAMVMIGYDDLYSIQYFGQNLRPWWNRDGKNTIEQQLEQANKEYTSVLDKCAAVDKKIYTDAFNAGGTEYARLCEMAYRQSIAAHKLVQSPEGTLLFLSKENFSNGSINTVDITYPSAPLYLTYNPELLKGMMNGIFYYSESGKWTKPFAAHDLGTYPLANGQTYGEDMPVEEGGNMLCLTAAIARVEGNARYAEKHWSTLSTWVDYLVKDGFDPANQLCTDDFAGHLARNANLSIKAIMGIESYAQLARMLGKNDLYAKYHGIATGMVPRWMQLAADGDHYGLVFEKKGTWSQKYNLIWDKVLRFNIFPKTVYQKEIAYYLKKQNKYGLPLDSRKTYTKSDWILWTATLASNINDFKALVKPVYTYATETPTRVPLSDWHETTNGRQVGFQARSVVGGYFMKVLDKKLNK
- a CDS encoding beta-L-arabinofuranosidase domain-containing protein; this translates as MFRYLLIFLFSFAGTALQSGYAQAGAGVTNVSRPDNAVCNLYYTGNQKPLQPLYFIKLPVGAVMPKGWLLKYLELQRDGLTGHLGEISAWLAKKNNAWLSPDGKGDHGWEEVPYWLKGYGDLGYILKDKKIITEAKTWIDAVLASQRADGYFGPLLLKKGKPDLWGNMIMLWCLQSWYEYSRDKRILPFMEKYFRWEYNLPDSMFLKDYWEHSRGGDNLVSVYWLYNRTKGANWLLDLAKKIDRNTADWRQQHNLPNWHNVNIAQSFREPATYYQQSKAAADLDATYRDFRIIRDRFGNVPGGMFGADENARNGYADPRQGVETCGMVEQMASDEILMGITGDPFWADNAEDVAFNTYPAAVMPDFKALRYITSPNMSISDSKNHHPGIDNSGPFLMMNPFSSRCCQHNHAQGWPYYAEHVFMATPDNGLAALLYSEAEVSARVGNGGEVRVESRGHYPFDETISFIVHSQNKIRFPFYLRVPQWCNNARLKINGVAEPQRFTPGSYIKINRTWSDRDKIELTLPMQITVHQWVKNKNSISINRGPLTYSLKIKEQYIKADSKASAIGDSKWQETADPGKWPSYEILPGSAWNYGLVYTQPVTATDFKVVKRSWPKDDFPFEPDKVPVLITAKARSIPEWKIDENGLTGILPQSPVAVTTKDEMVELIPMGAARLRISAFPVVK
- a CDS encoding ligand-binding sensor domain-containing protein, producing the protein MSAHRIHTFIALLLLPFFSYSQDYYFRHFQVEDGLSNNTATCLIQDKNGFMWIGTKDGLDRFDGYNFKVYRNKPDDSTSLGNNSIWKLYEARNGIIWVGTERGIYQFDPLSGKFSFLKHTPQTQVRTIAEDDKGNIWMILGTGLYQYLSKTQQVRHYTDPALQQCATLTICKNNQLWIATQFGQLGLYDPPNDHFTFYSVFSHSKPAVSNWVERIYDPGNGVLLIGTSSQGVKQFDTRTHTYKDLLTYNEDKTEIFARDFIESAPGEYWIATEKGLYIYHTKDNSFTHLQKNYHDPYSISDNALYSFYRDQEGGIWIGTYFGGINYFPKSKPLFEKFMPGVSPQSIRGNAVREITADARGYLWIGTEDAGLNKFDPRTKIFKNFMPNGTSKGITYTNIHGLLYDGNRLWIGTFEHGLDIMDLKTETVIRHFTVGPGSGALRSNFIHSIYKTKSGQVWIGTSSGIYFYDSVKKFISPDFFPKSSFYSTILETSDGTLWAGTFQDGVHYYNPRQNIYGQLRLLRKQRDLLGENRITFLRESKKGGLWIATENGLFYLRLKDKSITSYSLANGLPSNLIYTLTEDDQGRVWVTTSKGLALIEKDLKTIRTFTRSTGLPGEQFNYSSVFKAADGSMYMGTVKGLIRFHPDEVRSDNYVPPLYITNFSIFNTPLNIDPGHGPLKKSLQVTDTLQLPYNASTFNIDFAAINYTSPDNVKYAYKLEGLDKDWNYIKTNRSVYFTNLSHGSYLFKVRSTNSSDRWQHNERTLTIIITPPLWKTTGAYLLYIVLLLLLLTGTILFYRNYMHEKQLQKMQLYAIQKEKELIESKIDFFTKVAHEIRTPLTLIKAPLEKITKLVVKTPQTEKYLTSMNRNTERLLELTNQLLDFRKIESQQLSLNFAETAVPQLVTDIWNRFQATAENKNIEFRLKVPELPFLAFIDKDAFTKIISNLLDNAIKYCTSRVSVDLSGPDASGHFKLHISNDGAPIPPEEQQRIFELFFRSKFTESVSGTGIGLALARSLTDLHQGKLSLVSSENLISFELRFPTRVPQP